A window of the Polaribacter batillariae genome harbors these coding sequences:
- the pfkA gene encoding 6-phosphofructokinase, with translation MMKKIKKIAVMTSGGDAPGMNAAIRSVVRACAYYRVSCVGIYRGYEGLIEGDFIELTARSVNNIINKGGTILKSARSKEFRTKEGRAKAYEHLKENDIEAMVVIGGDGSFTGAVIFNEEYKFPVIGIPGTIDNDIFGTTHTLGYDTALNTAVEAIDKIRDTASSHNRLFFVEVMGRDAGFIALNAGVGAGAEEILIPEEDLGLDRMLESLKKSRRTGKSSSIVVVAEGDKSGKNVYELAKYVEENLPEYDVRVSVLGHMQRGGSPSCFDRVLASRLGVKSVELLLDGKTNLMVGLKNNEVISTSIAEAIKGGHSINQELLRVSDIMTT, from the coding sequence ATTATGAAGAAAATCAAAAAAATAGCAGTTATGACTTCTGGAGGAGATGCTCCAGGAATGAATGCCGCAATTAGATCTGTAGTTAGAGCATGTGCTTATTACAGAGTTAGTTGTGTTGGAATATATAGAGGTTATGAAGGTCTTATCGAAGGCGATTTTATTGAGTTAACAGCAAGAAGCGTTAATAATATCATCAATAAAGGAGGCACCATTTTAAAATCTGCAAGATCAAAAGAATTTAGAACCAAAGAAGGCAGAGCCAAAGCTTACGAACATTTAAAAGAAAATGATATCGAAGCAATGGTTGTAATTGGTGGAGATGGATCTTTTACAGGCGCCGTAATTTTTAATGAAGAATACAAGTTTCCGGTAATTGGTATTCCAGGAACCATCGATAACGATATTTTTGGTACTACCCACACTTTAGGTTATGACACAGCCTTAAACACAGCTGTAGAAGCAATCGATAAAATTAGAGATACAGCCTCTTCGCACAATAGATTATTTTTTGTAGAAGTTATGGGAAGAGATGCTGGTTTTATCGCCTTAAATGCCGGAGTTGGAGCAGGAGCAGAAGAAATTTTAATTCCTGAAGAAGATTTAGGGTTGGATAGAATGTTAGAATCTTTAAAGAAAAGTAGAAGAACAGGAAAATCTTCTAGTATTGTTGTGGTGGCAGAAGGAGATAAATCTGGTAAAAATGTGTACGAATTAGCGAAATATGTAGAAGAAAACTTACCAGAATACGATGTTCGAGTATCCGTTCTAGGTCACATGCAAAGAGGAGGTTCTCCATCTTGTTTCGATAGAGTTTTAGCAAGCAGATTAGGGGTAAAATCTGTAGAACTACTATTAGATGGTAAAACCAATTTAATGGTTGGTTTAAAGAATAACGAAGTAATAAGCACAAGCATTGCAGAAGCAATTAAAGGAGGTCATTCAATCAATCAAGAGCTTTTAAGAGTTTCAGATATTATGACCACGTAA
- the gap gene encoding type I glyceraldehyde-3-phosphate dehydrogenase, whose protein sequence is MIKVGINGFGRIGRLAFRSAVTRDNVQVVAINDLLDVDYLAYMLKYDSVHGKFEGTVEVKDGKLVVNGNEIRITAERDPANLKWNEVDVDYVIESTGFFLTEETAGKHLQAGAKKVVLSAPSKDHTPMFVMGVNNTDLKADQKIFSNASCTTNCLAPISKVLNDNFGIVEGLMTTVHATTATQKTVDGPSMKDWRGGRAAIHNIIPSSTGAAKAVGKVIPELNGKLTGMAFRVPTMDVSVVDLTVKLEKAATYEEICTAMKTASESGPMKGVLGYTEDSVVSQDFVGDTRTSIFDAKAGIALNDNFVKVVSWYDNEIGYSTKIVDLIEYAATL, encoded by the coding sequence ATGATAAAAGTAGGAATTAACGGATTTGGTAGAATTGGAAGATTGGCATTTAGATCTGCAGTAACAAGAGATAACGTTCAAGTTGTAGCAATTAACGATTTGTTAGATGTAGATTATTTAGCATACATGTTAAAATACGATTCTGTACACGGAAAATTCGAGGGAACTGTAGAGGTAAAAGATGGTAAATTAGTTGTAAACGGAAACGAAATTAGAATTACCGCAGAAAGAGATCCTGCAAATTTAAAATGGAACGAAGTAGATGTAGATTATGTAATCGAATCTACAGGTTTTTTCTTAACAGAAGAAACTGCAGGGAAACATTTACAAGCAGGAGCTAAGAAAGTAGTTTTATCTGCACCATCTAAAGATCATACCCCAATGTTTGTAATGGGAGTAAATAATACAGATTTAAAAGCAGACCAGAAAATCTTCTCAAACGCATCTTGTACAACCAACTGTTTAGCACCAATCTCTAAAGTTTTAAACGATAATTTTGGTATTGTAGAAGGGTTAATGACAACAGTTCATGCCACAACTGCCACCCAAAAAACAGTAGATGGCCCATCTATGAAAGATTGGAGAGGTGGTAGAGCTGCAATACATAACATTATACCTTCTTCTACAGGAGCTGCAAAAGCAGTAGGAAAAGTAATTCCAGAATTAAACGGAAAATTAACAGGAATGGCTTTTAGAGTTCCAACAATGGATGTTTCTGTAGTAGATTTAACCGTAAAATTAGAAAAAGCAGCAACATACGAAGAAATTTGTACAGCAATGAAAACGGCTTCAGAAAGTGGTCCAATGAAAGGTGTTTTAGGTTATACTGAAGATTCTGTAGTCTCTCAAGATTTTGTAGGAGACACAAGAACATCTATTTTCGATGCCAAAGCCGGAATCGCATTAAACGATAACTTTGTAAAAGTTGTTTCTTGGTACGATAACGAAATAGGTTATTCAACTAAAATTGTAGATTTAATTGAATACGCTGCTACTTTGTAG